One segment of Candidatus Babeliales bacterium DNA contains the following:
- a CDS encoding alpha/beta hydrolase translates to MIERGQIKINKLVVITYLYLFFYSYMIASENNNVLQKKEERSEVGIYEYLQKQKKYLKNGLLEYITFEVQQSEDNKGKKIQRSGILYLNPKAHATVLVCHGFMCDKFDVGFIRQTMFTDFNVLIFDFRAHGEHVNDEHCCTFGRDEALDVIGAVNYLKSRNDLKKLPCIAYGFSMGAVAAIQAQAADPTLFAAMILDCPYDKSSNVIKRSIENLKFNLFGYTFEMPGRYLLEKFAFNPYVQSFLKALLKTVAQMDATATNTYIHPLNPVDSIKKVSIPCLLIHCHSDEKVPVQSAFALYENMKGYKRLWITQGRRHFDSIFYNPEKYMYKVNTFIHSVLNGSINQKIHQKVHYDVVV, encoded by the coding sequence AATAATGTATTGCAAAAAAAAGAAGAACGTTCTGAGGTTGGAATTTATGAATATCTGCAAAAACAAAAAAAATATTTAAAAAATGGATTACTCGAATATATAACTTTTGAAGTACAGCAATCAGAAGATAATAAGGGAAAAAAAATCCAGCGGAGTGGTATTCTTTATTTGAATCCTAAAGCACATGCTACCGTATTAGTATGTCATGGATTTATGTGTGATAAGTTTGACGTTGGGTTTATTCGTCAAACAATGTTTACTGATTTCAATGTATTAATATTTGATTTTCGAGCACACGGTGAACATGTTAATGACGAGCATTGCTGTACATTTGGCAGAGATGAAGCATTAGATGTTATTGGTGCAGTAAATTATCTGAAATCAAGAAATGATTTAAAAAAATTACCATGTATTGCTTATGGATTTTCAATGGGTGCCGTTGCTGCAATCCAAGCGCAAGCGGCTGATCCCACATTATTTGCGGCAATGATTCTTGATTGTCCGTATGATAAAAGTAGCAATGTTATTAAACGCAGTATTGAGAATTTAAAATTTAATCTTTTTGGCTATACATTTGAAATGCCAGGTCGGTATTTGTTAGAAAAATTTGCTTTTAATCCATATGTTCAATCTTTTTTAAAAGCCCTCTTAAAAACCGTAGCCCAAATGGATGCGACGGCAACCAACACATATATTCATCCATTAAATCCGGTAGATTCAATAAAAAAAGTTTCGATACCATGTTTATTAATTCATTGTCATAGTGATGAAAAAGTGCCAGTTCAATCAGCATTTGCATTATATGAAAATATGAAAGGATATAAGCGATTGTGGATTACACAGGGTAGAAGGCATTTTGATTCCATTTTTTATAATCCAGAAAAATATATGTATAAAGTTAATACCTTTATACATTCCGTGCTTAATGGGTCAATAAACCAAAAAATACACCAAAAGGTCCATTATGATGTTGTTGTTTAA